In the Bacillota bacterium genome, one interval contains:
- a CDS encoding tryptophan transporter has protein sequence MKTKELALTALFLAMGLVLHQITIGLVAGMKPDFVVTMLFVAFLLLRNRRLVLPAGLAAGIITALTTSMPGGQVPNIIDKLITAFFTMGLIRLLQGHVADYVLAAMVGFVGTVVSGTAFLGSTQLIMGLPVPFRVLFTAVVLPTAAMNTVFTPAIYGICLTRAGSFKLAPGRKSASPAKTADTRTG, from the coding sequence ATGAAGACTAAGGAACTAGCTCTTACAGCTCTGTTTCTGGCCATGGGATTGGTGCTACACCAGATTACCATCGGCTTAGTAGCGGGGATGAAACCGGACTTTGTCGTTACCATGCTGTTTGTTGCTTTTCTGTTGCTGCGCAATCGACGTTTGGTGCTACCGGCCGGCTTAGCAGCCGGAATTATTACCGCACTGACCACCAGCATGCCTGGCGGGCAGGTGCCCAACATTATCGACAAACTGATCACGGCGTTTTTTACCATGGGGCTCATTCGGTTGCTACAAGGGCATGTGGCTGATTATGTCCTGGCAGCTATGGTGGGTTTTGTCGGTACAGTAGTCAGTGGTACTGCTTTCTTGGGCAGCACTCAGCTGATTATGGGGTTGCCGGTGCCATTTCGAGTGTTGTTTACGGCGGTGGTTCTTCCCACAGCGGCTATGAATACTGTGTTCACACCAGCCATCTATGGTATCTGCTTAACTCGAGCCGGCTCCTTTAAGCTGGCTCCAGGCCGAAAATCAGCCTCTCCGGCCAAGACGGCGGACACTAGAACTGGCTGA